A single region of the Thioalkalivibrio nitratireducens DSM 14787 genome encodes:
- the sufT gene encoding putative Fe-S cluster assembly protein SufT codes for MHVQETIKLSRDCPAVAVPTGQRVLLGEGGEVGLVQALGGSYTVMAQGRLFRVDSKDADALGKEPTPPPQLPEDASDEKVEKLVWDQMRNCYDPEIPINIVDLGLIYRCDIERNADGGRKVSIDMTLTAPGCGMGNVLAADVWQRVMEVPTVDEAKVELVFDPPWDASRMSEAARLQTGMF; via the coding sequence ATGCACGTTCAGGAAACGATCAAGCTGAGCCGGGACTGCCCGGCGGTGGCCGTGCCCACGGGACAGCGCGTGCTGCTGGGCGAGGGCGGTGAGGTGGGTCTGGTGCAGGCCCTTGGTGGCTCCTACACGGTGATGGCGCAGGGTCGCCTGTTCCGCGTCGATTCGAAGGACGCCGATGCTCTCGGCAAGGAGCCGACGCCCCCGCCGCAACTGCCCGAGGACGCGTCCGACGAGAAGGTCGAGAAGCTCGTCTGGGACCAGATGCGCAACTGCTACGATCCGGAGATCCCGATCAACATCGTCGACCTCGGCCTGATCTACCGCTGCGACATCGAGCGCAACGCCGACGGCGGGCGCAAGGTGTCGATCGACATGACCCTGACCGCTCCCGGATGCGGGATGGGCAACGTACTCGCCGCTGACGTCTGGCAGCGGGTGATGGAAGTCCCGACGGTCGACGAGGCCAAGGTGGAACTCGTATTCGACCCGCCCTGGGATGCCTCGCGCATGTCGGAAGCCGCCCGCCTGCAGACCGGAATGTTCTGA
- a CDS encoding Fic family protein: MNSGDYKYIWQASDWPNWRFDLATLAGPMAEVSRAQGFLMGRLADVGMALRDQASLAALTEDVVKTSEIEGEQLNVESVRSSIARRLGVDIGALAPVDRHVEGVVEMVLDATANCHAPVSRERLFGWHAALFPTGYSGLTKIKVGGWRDDASGPMQVVSGPIGRQRVHFEAPPADRLEAETSRFLDWLNGPSNEPLLLKAGLGHLWFVTLHPFDDGNGRIARAIGDLLLARADGSPQRFYSLSAQIQRERKAYYDILEQTQKRSLDVTEWLAWFLDTLHRAVDQAQHTLDSVLTKTRFWQRWATTPLNGRQVKLLNKLLDGFEGKLTSSKWAAIAKCSPDTALRDINDLLARGVLRKSDAGGRSTSYELNDLPS; this comes from the coding sequence ATGAATAGCGGTGATTATAAATACATCTGGCAGGCCAGTGACTGGCCGAATTGGCGCTTCGACCTGGCAACGCTCGCCGGTCCCATGGCCGAGGTCAGCCGCGCCCAGGGGTTCTTGATGGGCCGCCTGGCCGACGTGGGCATGGCCCTGCGCGATCAGGCCAGCCTGGCGGCGCTTACCGAAGACGTGGTCAAGACCAGCGAGATCGAGGGTGAGCAGCTCAACGTCGAATCCGTGCGCTCGTCCATCGCCCGCAGGTTGGGCGTGGATATTGGCGCCCTGGCCCCGGTCGATCGACACGTCGAAGGCGTGGTCGAGATGGTGCTCGATGCCACGGCCAACTGCCATGCGCCGGTGTCGCGTGAGCGGTTGTTCGGCTGGCATGCCGCGCTGTTTCCCACTGGCTACTCCGGCCTTACCAAGATCAAGGTCGGCGGCTGGCGCGACGATGCCAGCGGTCCGATGCAGGTGGTGTCTGGCCCCATCGGTCGCCAACGGGTGCATTTCGAAGCGCCGCCCGCCGATCGCCTCGAGGCCGAAACCAGCCGCTTCCTCGACTGGCTGAACGGGCCATCGAACGAACCGCTGCTGCTCAAAGCTGGCCTCGGCCATCTGTGGTTCGTCACTCTGCACCCGTTCGACGATGGCAATGGCCGTATCGCCCGGGCCATCGGTGATCTGTTGCTGGCACGCGCCGACGGTAGCCCGCAACGCTTCTACAGTTTGTCGGCGCAGATCCAGCGCGAACGCAAGGCTTACTACGACATCCTGGAGCAGACCCAGAAACGGTCGCTGGACGTCACCGAGTGGCTTGCCTGGTTCCTCGACACGCTCCATCGCGCCGTCGATCAGGCGCAGCACACACTCGACTCCGTGCTGACCAAGACGCGGTTCTGGCAGCGTTGGGCGACCACACCACTGAATGGGCGGCAGGTGAAGTTGCTGAACAAGCTGCTCGACGGGTTCGAAGGCAAGCTCACCAGCAGCAAGTGGGCGGCTATTGCCAAGTGTTCGCCGGACACGGCACTGCGTGACATCAACGACCTGCTTGCACGAGGTGTGCTGCGGAAATCGGATGCGGGTGGGCGCAGTACCAGCTACGAACTGAACGATCTCCCGTCGTAG
- the metK gene encoding methionine adenosyltransferase, producing MTRSWLFTSESVSDGHPDKLADRISDQVLDSCLELEPRARVACETLLTEGLVVLAGEFRLAREADLERVRDELESLARDVLRNTGYHAGFPGIDPDRCEVLVRIHGQSVQIAKGVDREGGALGAGDQGLMFGHACDETPERMPLPIQLAHRLMRRQRELRRLPEFAWLRPDAKSQVSVRYANGRPAQVETVVLSTQLQGEISDAEVESEIIRHLIEPVIPESLRAPEMRCLVNPAGRFEIGGPQGDTGLTGRKIIVDTYGASCPHGGGAFSGKDASKVDRSAAYAARWVAKNLVAAGAATRCTVQLAYAIGRPDPVSIRVDGHGTQQVDEDRLEQAVREVFDLTPAAIIRDLDLLRPIYAATAAYGHFGREEPGFTWEQTNRVDDLRTALRL from the coding sequence ATGACACGATCCTGGCTGTTTACCTCCGAATCGGTTTCCGACGGGCACCCGGACAAATTGGCCGACCGGATCTCGGACCAGGTGCTGGACAGCTGCCTGGAACTCGAACCCAGGGCCCGGGTGGCCTGCGAAACCCTGTTGACCGAGGGGCTCGTGGTGCTCGCCGGGGAGTTCCGGCTCGCGCGGGAGGCCGATCTCGAACGCGTGCGGGACGAACTGGAGAGCCTGGCGAGGGACGTGCTCCGGAACACCGGCTACCATGCGGGGTTCCCCGGAATCGACCCGGACCGCTGCGAGGTGCTGGTCCGCATCCACGGGCAGTCGGTGCAGATCGCGAAGGGCGTGGATCGCGAGGGCGGCGCGCTGGGCGCGGGCGACCAGGGGCTGATGTTCGGCCATGCCTGTGACGAGACGCCCGAACGCATGCCGCTGCCGATCCAGCTGGCGCACCGGCTGATGCGGCGCCAGCGGGAGTTGCGCCGGCTTCCGGAATTCGCGTGGCTGCGTCCGGACGCCAAGTCGCAGGTATCGGTGCGGTATGCGAATGGCCGCCCGGCGCAGGTGGAAACGGTGGTGCTCTCGACCCAGCTACAGGGCGAGATCTCCGACGCCGAGGTCGAGAGCGAGATCATCCGCCACCTGATCGAGCCGGTGATTCCCGAGTCCCTGCGTGCGCCGGAGATGCGCTGCCTGGTCAATCCCGCCGGGCGTTTCGAGATCGGCGGGCCGCAGGGCGACACCGGGCTCACCGGGCGCAAGATCATCGTCGACACCTATGGCGCGAGTTGTCCACACGGTGGCGGCGCGTTCTCGGGCAAGGATGCAAGCAAGGTCGACCGGTCGGCGGCCTACGCCGCGCGCTGGGTGGCCAAGAACCTGGTCGCCGCAGGCGCCGCAACCCGCTGCACTGTGCAGCTCGCGTATGCGATCGGGCGACCGGATCCGGTGTCGATCCGAGTCGACGGCCACGGTACGCAGCAGGTGGACGAGGATCGCCTCGAACAAGCGGTGCGGGAGGTATTCGACCTGACCCCGGCCGCGATCATCCGCGATCTGGATCTGCTCCGGCCGATCTATGCGGCGACCGCCGCCTACGGCCATTTCGGACGCGAGGAACCCGGTTTCACCTGGGAGCAGACGAACCGGGTAGACGATCTGCGCACGGCGTTACGGCTGTAG
- a CDS encoding DsrE family protein: protein MKRSVALLALLAFFLSAFAVTNAHADDPRQGLFINLTTDDTWSASKAIYFAHQRVLQSGHEPVAIWLNVRGIYLADRKRASDVHGPMTESGHSIQDTMRAFIKDGGRVIACAACAQAGGLTPADFIEGVEMGNPDLVLGILFDPNVKTLTW from the coding sequence ATGAAACGATCTGTTGCACTTCTTGCCCTGCTGGCTTTTTTTCTCTCTGCCTTCGCGGTAACGAATGCGCACGCCGATGACCCCCGGCAGGGGTTGTTCATCAACCTGACTACCGACGATACATGGTCAGCAAGCAAGGCCATCTACTTCGCCCACCAACGAGTACTCCAATCCGGACACGAACCCGTTGCGATCTGGCTCAACGTCCGCGGCATCTACCTGGCAGACAGGAAGCGGGCCTCCGATGTGCACGGACCAATGACGGAGAGCGGCCATTCCATCCAGGACACGATGCGGGCGTTCATCAAGGATGGAGGGCGGGTGATCGCCTGTGCCGCATGCGCGCAGGCGGGCGGGCTCACACCGGCCGACTTCATTGAAGGCGTGGAAATGGGGAATCCCGACCTAGTACTCGGTATCCTCTTTGACCCGAACGTGAAAACCCTTACCTGGTAA
- the tviB gene encoding Vi polysaccharide biosynthesis UDP-N-acetylglucosamine C-6 dehydrogenase TviB gives MSGNETLAVIGLGYVGLPLAVEFGRRRRVIGFDKSAERIAELRAGRDSTLEVEAADLAQATGLEFTTDPRQLREATIYIVTVPTPIDAGRQPDLAPLMHASETIGRVLKPGDTVIYESTVYPGATEEVCVPILERSSGLRYISTERRGTDPELPPGQTVAADNGFYCGYSPERINPGDREHRVTTIRKVTSGSTPEVAERVDALYREIITAGTHKASSIRVAEAAKVIENTQRDVNIALINELALIFNRLGIDTEEVLQAAGTKWNFLPFRPGLVGGHCIGVDPYYLTHKAQQIGYHPEMILAGRRINDGMGAYVAGQLVKAMLKKRIQVEGSRVLVMGLTFKENCPDLRNTRVVDILHELAEYDVQVDVCDPWASVECARREYGIELIRGPEPGQYDAIVLAVAHRQFNAMGVSGIRALGRPRHVLYDLKYVFPANETDLRL, from the coding sequence ATGTCCGGAAACGAAACGCTTGCCGTGATCGGCCTCGGCTACGTCGGTCTGCCGCTGGCGGTGGAGTTCGGGCGCCGCCGCCGGGTGATCGGCTTCGACAAGAGCGCCGAGCGAATCGCCGAACTGCGCGCCGGTCGTGACAGTACGCTAGAGGTGGAGGCTGCGGACCTGGCCCAGGCCACCGGCCTCGAGTTCACCACCGATCCGCGGCAGTTGCGCGAGGCGACCATCTACATCGTCACGGTACCCACGCCCATTGACGCGGGCCGGCAGCCGGATCTGGCGCCGCTGATGCATGCGAGCGAGACGATCGGCCGGGTGCTGAAGCCGGGTGACACCGTGATCTACGAGTCCACGGTGTACCCGGGAGCGACCGAGGAGGTCTGCGTGCCGATCCTGGAACGGTCCTCCGGGTTGCGCTACATCAGCACCGAGAGGAGGGGGACCGATCCAGAACTGCCCCCCGGACAGACCGTGGCCGCTGACAACGGCTTCTACTGCGGCTACAGCCCCGAGCGTATCAACCCGGGTGACCGCGAGCATCGCGTGACCACCATCCGCAAGGTCACCAGCGGCTCGACGCCCGAAGTCGCCGAGCGCGTGGACGCCCTCTACCGCGAGATCATCACCGCCGGCACCCACAAGGCGTCGAGCATCCGCGTGGCCGAGGCGGCGAAGGTCATCGAGAACACCCAGCGCGACGTGAACATCGCGCTGATCAACGAACTCGCACTGATCTTCAACCGCCTGGGTATCGACACCGAGGAGGTGCTGCAGGCGGCCGGCACCAAGTGGAACTTCCTGCCGTTCCGTCCGGGCCTGGTCGGCGGCCATTGCATCGGCGTCGACCCGTACTACCTCACCCACAAGGCGCAGCAGATCGGCTATCACCCGGAGATGATCCTGGCAGGCCGGCGCATCAACGACGGCATGGGCGCTTACGTCGCCGGCCAGCTGGTGAAGGCCATGCTCAAAAAGCGTATCCAGGTGGAAGGCAGCCGGGTGCTGGTGATGGGGCTCACGTTCAAGGAGAACTGTCCGGACCTGCGCAATACTCGCGTGGTGGACATCCTGCATGAACTGGCCGAGTACGACGTGCAGGTGGACGTCTGCGACCCTTGGGCCAGCGTCGAGTGCGCCCGCCGCGAATATGGTATCGAGCTGATCCGTGGCCCCGAACCCGGGCAGTACGACGCCATCGTGCTCGCGGTGGCGCACCGCCAGTTCAACGCGATGGGCGTTTCCGGGATCCGCGCCCTCGGCAGGCCCCGGCACGTGCTCTACGACCTCAAATACGTCTTCCCCGCGAACGAGACCGATCTGCGCCTGTAG
- a CDS encoding non-heme iron oxygenase ferredoxin subunit: protein MSDWVNVAPAGEIEPGKHQLVDVDDVPIAVFNIDGSYYAIEDLCSHEEYPIAEGEVKDNRITCPQHGAEFCLRTGAALTAPAYEPLTTFPVRIHEGVVQVRDDRWD from the coding sequence ATGAGTGATTGGGTGAACGTCGCCCCTGCCGGAGAGATCGAACCGGGAAAACACCAACTCGTGGACGTCGACGACGTGCCGATCGCGGTATTCAACATCGACGGCAGCTACTACGCCATCGAGGATCTGTGCTCGCACGAGGAATACCCGATTGCGGAAGGCGAGGTAAAGGACAACCGGATCACCTGCCCGCAACACGGTGCGGAGTTCTGCCTGCGCACCGGCGCGGCACTGACGGCGCCGGCCTACGAACCCCTGACCACCTTTCCCGTGCGGATACATGAAGGCGTGGTGCAGGTGCGCGATGATCGCTGGGATTGA
- the sufD gene encoding Fe-S cluster assembly protein SufD — MSANALSKHYADQVQHLQEVLPEGMPEWLAGRRRGAAVRFAEAGFPDPRMEEWKYTNVRPIATKPFVAAAGDAEVSADTVRALGFGGLDAYRMVFVDGRLRRDLSDLSELPEGAVVQGLGEALATDPDPLEPFLATLAHDRFSSFAALNTAFMNDGALVRLAQGIRLERPLHLLMLGSAGDTPIWSHPRVLIQAGEGAEATVIEHYADLPGANGFTNTVTELRAEAGARVRHYLLQDHADGAYHVGSVFVQQRRDSRVTSHNVNLGGRLVRHDLNVDLTEPGAEIELLGLFLAGGRQHVDTHTRVHHLSPNTTSRERYRGIGQGHGRGVFKGRVLVDQGAQKTDAQQHSANLLLSPNAEIDTKPELEIYADDVKCAHGATVGQLDETSLYYLRSRGIGTEQAREMLVFAFADEVLESMDLEPVRTNIEARLAARLPGGMALEAAASA, encoded by the coding sequence ATGAGCGCGAACGCCCTCAGCAAGCACTACGCCGACCAGGTCCAGCACCTGCAGGAAGTCCTCCCCGAGGGTATGCCCGAGTGGCTGGCCGGGCGCCGGCGCGGCGCGGCGGTGCGCTTCGCCGAAGCGGGTTTCCCGGATCCGCGCATGGAAGAGTGGAAGTACACCAACGTACGCCCGATCGCAACCAAGCCGTTCGTCGCCGCCGCCGGTGATGCGGAGGTTTCCGCCGATACCGTGCGGGCGCTGGGTTTCGGGGGCCTGGATGCCTACCGCATGGTCTTCGTCGACGGGCGCCTGCGGCGCGACCTATCGGATCTCTCCGAGCTGCCGGAAGGCGCGGTGGTACAAGGTCTCGGAGAGGCCCTCGCGACCGATCCCGATCCGCTGGAGCCGTTCCTGGCGACACTCGCGCACGACCGCTTCTCGAGCTTCGCGGCGCTGAACACCGCGTTCATGAACGACGGCGCGTTGGTGCGGCTGGCGCAGGGCATCCGCCTCGAGCGTCCGCTGCACCTGCTGATGCTCGGTTCTGCCGGCGATACCCCCATCTGGAGCCATCCCCGTGTGCTGATCCAGGCGGGCGAGGGCGCCGAGGCTACGGTGATCGAGCACTATGCCGATCTGCCCGGCGCCAACGGCTTCACCAATACGGTGACCGAGTTGCGCGCGGAGGCCGGGGCGCGGGTGCGCCACTATCTGCTGCAGGACCATGCCGACGGCGCCTACCATGTTGGCAGCGTATTCGTTCAGCAGCGCCGCGACAGCCGCGTCACCTCGCACAACGTCAATCTGGGCGGCCGCCTGGTGCGCCACGACCTGAACGTCGACCTGACCGAGCCGGGTGCCGAGATCGAACTGCTCGGCCTGTTCCTCGCCGGCGGGCGCCAGCACGTCGACACCCACACCCGGGTGCACCACCTGTCGCCGAACACCACCAGCCGCGAGCGCTACCGCGGCATCGGCCAGGGTCACGGCCGCGGCGTGTTCAAGGGCCGGGTATTGGTCGACCAAGGCGCGCAGAAGACCGACGCGCAGCAGCACAGCGCCAACCTGCTGCTGTCGCCGAACGCCGAGATCGACACCAAGCCGGAGCTCGAGATCTACGCCGACGACGTGAAATGCGCCCACGGTGCCACGGTCGGGCAGCTCGACGAGACCTCGCTCTACTACCTGCGCAGCCGTGGAATCGGTACTGAGCAGGCGCGCGAGATGCTGGTCTTCGCGTTCGCCGACGAGGTGCTGGAGAGCATGGACCTGGAGCCGGTGCGCACGAATATCGAGGCGCGCCTTGCCGCCCGCCTGCCCGGTGGCATGGCGCTGGAGGCCGCCGCGTCGGCGTAG
- the purL gene encoding phosphoribosylformylglycinamidine synthase: MRVFEGGSAFSPFRIRQREALMDALQPGAWQLAARFVYFVETRRQLASAETAQLEDLLLGEGEPWAGAGFDAVRSLFVVPRLGTISPWSSKATEIALHAGMEDAIGRIERGIHWFIGGDAAADLAVDALGAPLHDRMTETVVADAAAAAALFSEEGPRPLRSIDLGADPQAALQAANRELGLALSDDETAYLARAYAEMGRAPTDAELMMFAQANSEHCRHKIFNAAWTLDGEAQEQTLFGMIRHTYNESPGGVLSAYCDNASVIEGHRGVRLMPDHVSGEYRRQEVDLPILMKVETHNHPTAISPFPGAATGSGGEIRDEGATGRGSRPKAGLTGFSVSNLRIPGFEQPWEADHGRPGRIESALGIMIEGPIGAAAFNNEFGRPAVAGYFRTLETEAGEGRLRRLFGYHKPIMIAGGMGSLRREHVHKQGLPAGTPVVVLGGPAMLIGLGGGAASSVASGASAEQLDFASVQRGNPEMERRCQEVIDRCTAMGPENPILSIHDVGAGGLSNAIPEILDDAGRGGHIELREVPSAEPGLSPLEIWCNEAQERYVLAIAPERLPAFRTIAERERAPVAVVGEATEAAHLRVDDRLLGVPTVDLPMAVLLGRTPRMHRSDRRLPGRGSPFDPGALDLDRALARVLRLPAVAAKHFLITIGDRSVGGLTARDQMVGPWQVPVADCAVTLTDFEGFTGEAMAMGERTPLAILSAPASGRMAVGEVITNLAAADITDTAEMRLSANWMAAAGVPGEDAALFDTVRAVGEELCPRLGISIPVGKDSLSMRTVWEQHGKPREMLAPVSLIVSGFAPVRDVRRTLTPVPDAASDGPLWLIDLGEGNARLGGSALAQVQGEVGDVPPDLVSPERLRGFVSAIRRLQREGRITAYHDRSDGGLIVTLLEMAFAGRCGLEVQVPEGVEPIGWLFNEELGAVVQLAPGAESAVREAFDAVSLATHLHAVAEPDPDGRVRVRQGVGTLLDSDRATLQRQWQETSFEMQRLRDAPDCADEELARVDRDGGLKAALAFDPAEDVAAPFIATGARPRVAILREQGVNGQLEMAAAFHRAGFTPVDVHMTDLLAGRHDLAQFKGLAACGGFSYGDVLGAGGGWAKTILFHDALQNRFQAFFERSDSFALGVCNGCQMFSHLAPLIPGAEHWPRFVRNRSEQFEARLSLVEVPENPSVLLAGMAGSVLPVVVSHGEGRARFAKGGDLQRLVETRQVALRYVEADGPPAERYPANPNGSPDGVTGFTSADGRVTIMMPHPERVFRTVQHSWHPANWGEDGPWLRMFRNARAWVG; encoded by the coding sequence ATGCGGGTGTTCGAAGGTGGAAGTGCGTTCTCGCCGTTCCGGATCCGCCAGCGCGAGGCGCTGATGGACGCACTGCAGCCAGGAGCGTGGCAGCTGGCGGCCCGGTTCGTGTATTTCGTCGAAACCCGACGGCAGTTGGCGTCCGCAGAGACGGCCCAGCTCGAGGATCTGCTGCTGGGCGAGGGCGAACCCTGGGCGGGTGCCGGCTTCGATGCGGTGCGCTCGCTGTTCGTGGTCCCGCGGCTGGGCACGATCAGCCCCTGGTCGTCCAAGGCCACCGAGATCGCGTTGCATGCCGGCATGGAGGACGCGATCGGTCGGATCGAACGCGGCATCCACTGGTTCATCGGCGGCGACGCGGCGGCGGATCTGGCCGTCGACGCGCTCGGGGCACCGCTGCACGACCGCATGACGGAAACCGTGGTGGCGGACGCCGCGGCCGCAGCGGCGCTGTTCAGCGAGGAGGGGCCCCGTCCGCTGCGCAGCATCGATCTTGGGGCGGATCCGCAGGCGGCGCTGCAGGCCGCCAACCGGGAGCTGGGGCTGGCGCTGTCGGACGACGAGACCGCGTACCTCGCACGGGCCTACGCCGAGATGGGGCGGGCACCGACCGATGCCGAGCTGATGATGTTCGCGCAGGCGAACTCCGAGCACTGCCGGCACAAGATCTTCAATGCCGCCTGGACCCTGGACGGCGAGGCGCAGGAACAGACGCTGTTCGGGATGATCCGCCATACCTACAACGAGAGCCCTGGCGGGGTGCTCTCGGCCTACTGCGACAACGCCTCGGTGATCGAGGGCCACCGCGGCGTGCGGCTGATGCCCGATCATGTCAGCGGCGAGTACCGGCGGCAGGAGGTGGACCTGCCGATCCTGATGAAGGTCGAGACCCATAACCATCCAACCGCGATCTCGCCGTTTCCCGGAGCCGCGACCGGGTCCGGGGGCGAGATCCGCGATGAGGGAGCGACCGGACGCGGTTCCAGGCCGAAGGCCGGACTGACCGGATTCAGCGTGTCGAACCTGCGTATTCCCGGTTTCGAGCAGCCCTGGGAGGCGGACCACGGCCGCCCGGGCCGGATTGAATCGGCGCTTGGGATCATGATCGAGGGGCCGATCGGGGCGGCTGCGTTCAACAACGAGTTCGGGCGTCCTGCGGTGGCCGGGTATTTTCGGACGCTGGAGACCGAGGCGGGAGAGGGCCGCTTGCGGCGGCTGTTCGGCTACCACAAGCCGATCATGATCGCTGGCGGCATGGGATCCTTGCGGCGCGAACACGTTCACAAGCAAGGCCTGCCGGCAGGGACGCCGGTGGTGGTGCTGGGCGGGCCGGCGATGCTGATCGGGCTTGGCGGCGGAGCCGCATCGTCGGTGGCGAGCGGGGCCAGTGCGGAGCAACTGGATTTTGCGTCGGTGCAGCGTGGCAATCCGGAGATGGAGCGCCGCTGTCAGGAGGTGATCGACCGCTGCACCGCGATGGGCCCGGAAAACCCGATCCTGTCGATTCACGACGTCGGGGCCGGGGGCCTGTCCAATGCGATCCCCGAGATTCTCGACGACGCGGGCCGCGGGGGGCATATCGAGCTGCGCGAGGTGCCGTCTGCAGAACCCGGGCTGTCGCCGCTGGAGATCTGGTGCAACGAGGCCCAGGAGCGCTATGTGCTCGCGATCGCGCCGGAACGGCTACCGGCCTTTCGGACGATCGCGGAACGCGAACGGGCGCCGGTCGCGGTGGTCGGTGAGGCCACGGAGGCAGCTCACCTACGGGTGGACGACCGCCTGCTGGGAGTTCCGACGGTGGACCTGCCGATGGCGGTGCTACTCGGCCGGACTCCGCGCATGCACCGCAGCGACCGGCGCCTTCCCGGGCGGGGTTCGCCGTTCGATCCCGGTGCGCTCGACCTGGACCGGGCGCTCGCGCGCGTGTTGCGGCTGCCAGCGGTGGCGGCGAAGCATTTCCTGATCACGATCGGCGACCGCTCGGTCGGTGGTCTGACCGCGCGTGACCAGATGGTGGGTCCGTGGCAGGTACCGGTGGCGGACTGCGCAGTCACACTGACCGATTTCGAGGGTTTTACCGGCGAGGCGATGGCGATGGGCGAGCGGACACCGCTCGCGATCCTCTCCGCTCCCGCTTCGGGGCGCATGGCGGTGGGCGAGGTGATCACGAATCTGGCCGCTGCCGATATCACCGATACTGCGGAAATGCGGCTTTCCGCGAACTGGATGGCGGCCGCCGGCGTGCCCGGCGAGGACGCGGCGCTGTTCGATACCGTGCGCGCGGTGGGCGAGGAACTGTGCCCACGGCTGGGGATCAGCATTCCGGTGGGCAAGGACTCGCTTTCGATGCGCACAGTCTGGGAGCAGCACGGCAAGCCGCGCGAGATGCTAGCACCGGTGTCGCTGATCGTTTCCGGCTTCGCGCCGGTACGGGATGTGCGGCGCACGCTGACTCCAGTGCCGGACGCTGCGTCGGATGGCCCGCTGTGGTTGATCGATCTGGGCGAAGGGAACGCGCGCCTCGGCGGCTCGGCACTCGCGCAGGTGCAGGGCGAGGTCGGCGACGTGCCGCCCGACCTGGTCAGCCCCGAGCGCCTGCGGGGGTTCGTCAGCGCGATCCGGCGGCTGCAACGCGAAGGGCGGATTACCGCCTATCACGACCGGTCGGACGGAGGGCTGATCGTGACGCTGCTGGAGATGGCGTTTGCCGGGCGCTGCGGTCTCGAGGTGCAGGTTCCGGAGGGCGTCGAACCGATCGGCTGGCTGTTCAACGAGGAACTCGGCGCGGTGGTGCAGCTGGCCCCGGGAGCCGAGTCCGCGGTACGGGAAGCGTTCGATGCAGTGAGCCTGGCCACCCACCTGCACGCGGTGGCCGAACCGGATCCGGATGGCCGCGTGCGTGTACGGCAGGGAGTCGGCACATTGCTGGACAGCGACCGGGCGACGCTGCAGCGCCAGTGGCAGGAAACGAGCTTCGAGATGCAGCGGCTGCGCGATGCGCCGGACTGCGCGGACGAGGAACTCGCGCGGGTGGACCGGGACGGTGGCCTGAAGGCCGCTCTCGCGTTCGACCCGGCCGAGGACGTCGCCGCACCGTTCATCGCGACCGGCGCACGGCCCCGGGTCGCGATCCTGCGCGAGCAGGGGGTCAACGGGCAGCTCGAGATGGCGGCGGCCTTCCACCGCGCCGGCTTTACGCCGGTCGACGTGCACATGACCGACCTGCTGGCCGGACGGCACGATCTGGCGCAGTTCAAGGGGCTTGCCGCCTGTGGCGGTTTTTCCTACGGCGACGTTCTCGGTGCCGGTGGGGGCTGGGCGAAGACGATTCTGTTTCACGACGCGCTGCAAAACCGCTTCCAGGCGTTTTTCGAGCGCTCCGACAGCTTCGCGCTCGGGGTCTGCAACGGCTGCCAGATGTTCTCGCACCTCGCGCCGCTGATCCCCGGTGCGGAGCACTGGCCCCGCTTCGTGCGCAACCGGTCCGAGCAGTTCGAGGCGCGCCTGTCGCTCGTCGAGGTTCCGGAAAACCCGTCGGTGCTGCTGGCGGGGATGGCGGGATCGGTGCTTCCGGTCGTGGTTTCGCACGGCGAGGGCCGCGCGCGATTCGCAAAGGGCGGGGATCTGCAGCGGCTGGTGGAAACGCGGCAGGTGGCGCTGCGCTACGTGGAGGCAGACGGCCCCCCCGCCGAGC
- a CDS encoding HesB/IscA family protein, which produces MNATVIETRDNTADVPETDRVKATDKAVRHILKQMETDPSAIGFRLEVKRTGCSGWMYVVDLAREPRDEDLIFNVADGLDIFVDKKSFEFVHGTEIDFISEGLTRHLVFNNPNVTAECGCGESFSID; this is translated from the coding sequence ATGAACGCAACGGTGATAGAAACCCGGGACAACACCGCCGACGTGCCCGAGACCGACCGTGTCAAGGCAACCGACAAGGCGGTGCGGCATATCCTGAAACAGATGGAAACCGATCCATCCGCGATCGGCTTCCGGCTCGAAGTCAAGCGGACCGGCTGTTCCGGCTGGATGTACGTGGTCGACCTTGCCCGCGAACCCCGCGACGAGGACCTGATCTTCAATGTCGCCGACGGGCTGGACATCTTCGTCGACAAGAAGAGTTTCGAGTTCGTGCATGGCACCGAGATCGACTTCATTTCCGAGGGGCTCACCCGGCACCTTGTATTCAACAACCCCAACGTGACCGCCGAATGCGGCTGCGGCGAAAGCTTCTCGATCGACTGA